The Pandoraea apista genomic interval AAGGAAAGCCGCATCGGGCAGAAGAAGTAAGGCCCGGCCGGCAGCCATATCGGCCCGGTACGGGCCTGAGAGCCGGCGTCGGAAAATAAAAAACCCGCAGCGAGTCTGCGGGTTTTTTGTGCCTGCCGCGCGTATCAGTCGCGGAAGTTGTTGAAGTCGAGCGGGGTGTCGGTCACATCCTTACGCAGCAGCGCCATGGCGCTTTGCAGATCGTCGCGCTTCGCGCCCGAGACGCGAACGCTGTCGCCCTGAATGCTCGCCTGCACCTTCATCTTGCTGTCTTTGATCAGACGCACGATCTTCTTGGCCAGATCGCCTTCGACACCCTTCTTCACCTTGACGACCTGCTTGACCTTGTCTCCGCTGATCTTCTCGACCTTGCCGTAGTCAAGGAAACGCACGTCCACGTTGCGCTTGGCCATCTTGCTGACGAGTACCTGCGTGACTTGTTCGAGCTTGAAGTTATCGTCGGCGAAAAGTGTGAGTTCCTGATCCTTGTGCTCGACACGCGAGTCCGATCCCTTGAAGTCGAATCGCGTCGAGATTTCCTTGTTGGCCTGCTCGATGGCGTTCTTGACCTCTACCATGTTGGCTTCGCTAACCACGTCAAACGATGGCATCTGGCTCTCCTGAAATGCAAAGGGTTCGTGAAAATGGCACGCCGGGCGTGCCGGGGTGATTCGGCGGCGGTGGCGCGTTCGTCCGGGGCTACCGAACGGCGCGGAGTACGGCCGCGCGGCCGGTATAATGATGCGCAAAATTCTTTCGCCCGACATTGTAATTCAGCCGTCGGTCCCGCGTCCCTTCCAGACGACGCCCGGCACGGCGGCGCCCACTGACTTCTCCCTATTCCATGCTCCAGTTGCAACGCAACGTCAGTCTACGCGACCTCAATACCTTCGGCCTGCCGGCGACGGCACGCTTCGTCGTGACGATCGACAGCGAGGCGGCACTGATCGAGGCGCTCGCCATGCCGGCGCTGGCAGGATTGCCGCGTCTGGTGCTCGGTGGCGGAAGCAATGTAGTGCTCACGCGTGACTTCGACGGCGTTGTGTTTCGCATGGCCATTCGCGGGCGCGAGCGGCTTGCCGACGATGCCCACGCCCGCTACGTGCGAGGCGGTGCGGGCGAGGTCTGGCACGATTTCGTCGACTGGACACTGACGCAGGACTGTCCCGGTCTGGAGAACCTCGCGCTGATTCCGGGTACGCTTGGTGCGGCGCCGATTCAGAACATCGGGGCCTACGGGCTGGAACTGGCCGAACGCTTCGCCGAAGTGCGGGCGCTCGATACGGCCACGGGCTCGTTCGTCACGCTCACCCGTGAGGCTTGCGCGTTCGGCTATCGCGATTCGCTGTTCAAGCGTGAGCCGGGGCGTTACATCATCGTTGCCGTCACGTTACGCCTGCCGCAGCCTTGGCAGCCTGTTACCGGCTACGCCGACGTGTCGCGTACGCTCGCTGAGGCGGGCATCGATCGGCCGGACGCCCGGCAGATCTTCGACGCGGTGGCGGACATTCGCCGTCGCAAACTGCCCGATCCGCTCGAACTCGGCAACGCGGGGAGTTTCTTCAAGAATCCCGTGGTGGACGGCGCAACGTTTAACGCGCTGCGCGAGCGCTTTCCGCAGACGGTCGGTTACGCCCAGCCGGACGGCTCGTGGAAGGTCGCGGCCGGCTGGTTGATCGACCAATGCGGGTGGCGCGGCAAGTCGCTCGGCCAGGCGGGCGTGCATGAACGTCAGGCGCTGGTGTTGGTGAATCGCGGCGGTGCGAGCGGTGCCGATATCGTGGCGCTCGCGCGCGCCGTGCAAGCCAGCGTGCAGGCGCGCTTCGGCGTGACGCTCGAACCCGAACCGCTTATGCTTTGATTGCGGTGGCGTCGGGGAGCCGCTGCAAGTAGTCGCGTCGCAGGTCGACGGTGGAGCGCACGCCGACGTCTGCGAAATGGGCGTCCAGCCATCGGCTCGCCGCGTCGCGGCCACGGTCTCGCAGCGTTGTGAGGAAATTCCAGTCGGTGACGAATTTCGTCGACGAGGACAAGTCGTATAGCTCCTTGTCCGCACGAATCGAGTGAATCAGCGGGTACTTCAGGCGTTTGCGAAACTCCGGCTTGAGCCAGCCCTCGTCGAGCAGTTTATGCACGAACGAGATGGCGCGGAATTCACGCTGCAGCGACGCGTTGAATGTGATTTCATTCACGCGGTTCATGATCTGCCCCGGCAATACCGGCTTTTCCTTGCGCTCGATCGGGTTGATGTGAACGATCAGAATGTCGCTCGTGAGCGTTTCGTAATAGAACGGATAAAGCGCAGGGTTACCCAGATACCCGCCGTCCCAGTAGAAGTCCTCGTCGATCTTCACCGGTTTGAACAGCCACGGCAGACAGGCCGACGCCATTGCCACGTCGAGCGTGATTTCGTGCGTGCGGAAGATGCGGATGTTGCCCGTACGGATATTGGTTGCCGATACGAACAGGTGCGTTGCCGTGCTCTCGCGCAGGCGCTCGAAATCGACCTGCGCTTCGAGTACGGTACGCAGCGGGTTGATCTCGGCCGTCGGCTGCGAGAACGGCATCATCCATTGCTGCATGCTCTGCATCCAGTCATGCCAGACCGGATACTCGGTCGGACGGCCGTTGAGCCAACTGAAGACCGTCTGCGCCCACGCCGTGGCCGACGAACCCGCCTGGGACACGCCGAGCCAGAAGCTGTGCAGGGATTCACGCGCTTTCTCGCGCGGATCGACGCCCGGGCGGTCGAGCAGGCCGTGTGCGAGCACCACGGCGTTCATCGTTCCGGCTGAGGCACCACTGATGCCTTCGAACTCAAGGCGTCCGTCTTCGAGCAATTTGTCGAGCACTCCCCACGTGTACGCGCCATGCGCGCCACCACCTTGCAGACCGAGATCGATGCCTTTTCGCTTCGCATC includes:
- the murB gene encoding UDP-N-acetylmuramate dehydrogenase — encoded protein: MLQLQRNVSLRDLNTFGLPATARFVVTIDSEAALIEALAMPALAGLPRLVLGGGSNVVLTRDFDGVVFRMAIRGRERLADDAHARYVRGGAGEVWHDFVDWTLTQDCPGLENLALIPGTLGAAPIQNIGAYGLELAERFAEVRALDTATGSFVTLTREACAFGYRDSLFKREPGRYIIVAVTLRLPQPWQPVTGYADVSRTLAEAGIDRPDARQIFDAVADIRRRKLPDPLELGNAGSFFKNPVVDGATFNALRERFPQTVGYAQPDGSWKVAAGWLIDQCGWRGKSLGQAGVHERQALVLVNRGGASGADIVALARAVQASVQARFGVTLEPEPLML
- a CDS encoding YajQ family cyclic di-GMP-binding protein, which codes for MPSFDVVSEANMVEVKNAIEQANKEISTRFDFKGSDSRVEHKDQELTLFADDNFKLEQVTQVLVSKMAKRNVDVRFLDYGKVEKISGDKVKQVVKVKKGVEGDLAKKIVRLIKDSKMKVQASIQGDSVRVSGAKRDDLQSAMALLRKDVTDTPLDFNNFRD
- a CDS encoding patatin-like phospholipase family protein, whose product is MSRLPPESAGDAAGDIPSATPADERATLQRSLMASDADAAQENGSSTDLEPTDVPLLPPDGLTRPAKSGKASGKTTTPRARKRTDANADDTVAAKGSTASSEDTRPPASGKATKSARNRRGDAKRKGIDLGLQGGGAHGAYTWGVLDKLLEDGRLEFEGISGASAGTMNAVVLAHGLLDRPGVDPREKARESLHSFWLGVSQAGSSATAWAQTVFSWLNGRPTEYPVWHDWMQSMQQWMMPFSQPTAEINPLRTVLEAQVDFERLRESTATHLFVSATNIRTGNIRIFRTHEITLDVAMASACLPWLFKPVKIDEDFYWDGGYLGNPALYPFYYETLTSDILIVHINPIERKEKPVLPGQIMNRVNEITFNASLQREFRAISFVHKLLDEGWLKPEFRKRLKYPLIHSIRADKELYDLSSSTKFVTDWNFLTTLRDRGRDAASRWLDAHFADVGVRSTVDLRRDYLQRLPDATAIKA